The genomic segment ACACTCCGAACATTACTGTCACCCAAATGCGGAGTCAAGCGCGACGACTGCAAGCAGAACAGAACACAGAACTAGGATTAATTGTCATAGATTACTTGCAATTAATGGAAGGAGCAGGAGATAATCGGGTTCAGGAATTATCGAGAATTACCCGTTCTTTAAAAGGTTTAGCCCGTGAATTATCTGTTCCCGTAATTGCTTTATCACAGTTAAGTCGAGGAGTAGAAGCACGCACCAATAAACGTCCCATGTTGTCAGATTTAAGAGAATCTGGTTGTTTAACAGGTGATAGTCTAGTCACATTAGCAGATACCGGATTACAAGTACCAATTAAAGAATTAGTAGGTAAATCTGGTTTTGCAGTTTGGGCATTAAATGAAAACACAATGCAGTTAGAAAAAGCAATTGTTAGTAATGCCTTTTCCACAGGTGTGAAACCTGTATTTACATTAAAAACTCGATTAGGACAAAAAATTAGGGCAACAGCTAATCACAAATTCCTCACAATTGATGGTTGGGAAAGACTTGATGAATTAAATCCTCAACAACATCTGTGTTTACCAAGACATCTACTTATTTCTGGTAAACAAACTATTTGTGGTTCTACACTTTCCAAGGCAAACTTAAGTCGAGAAAGAGCATTAAAAATTGCTAATATTGTTGAATCAAGGGATTTACTTACTCTTGCCAACAGTGATGTCTATTGGGATGAAATTGTGGCAATTATACCTGATGGAGAAGAAGAAGTATTTGACCTAACAGTTCCTCATTTGCATAATTTTGTGGCAAATAATATCATCGTCCACAATTCAATTGAACAAGACGCGGATTTAGTAATTATGCTTTATCGCGATGAATATTATTCACCAGATACGCCAGATCGGGGAATAGCAGAAGTGATAATTGCTAAACACCGCAACGGACCAACAGGCACCGTGAAACTTTTATTCGATCCACAATTTACAAAATTCAAAAACCTAGCTAGACCAAATAATTATTAAAAAAAATGAGGATTGGGAATTAAGGTTTTTCTTTTTATTACCCAGTCCCCAGTCCCCAGTCTTTTTTAACTATTTAATATCCAACAACTCCACATCAAAAATCAAAGTAGCGTTGGGTGGAATCACACCACCAGCACCTCTAGAACCATAACCCAACTCTGAAGGGATAATCAACTGCCGGCGATCGCCTACTTTCATGCTGCTCAGTCCTTCATCCCAGCCTTTGATTACTTGTCCAATCCCAATTTTAAAACTGAAGGGACTCTTGCGATCTCGTGAACTATCAAACTTAGTCCCGTCTTCTAAAGTGCCGGTATAGTGAACCACAACCGTTTGTCCCTTCTGAGGAGTTGCTCCAGTACCTTTTTCCAATTCAATGTACTTTAGTCCAGAGGTAGTAGTTACGACATTGGCATCAGACATAGTATTACTCACTATCACAGTATTTTTTTCTTCAATTACAGTAGTGGCTGCTGGTGGAGTTTGAGTCAACTTAGCAGCAACAGCAGTATCCTGTTTACCATCTCCTACTT from the Anabaena sphaerica FACHB-251 genome contains:
- a CDS encoding FKBP-type peptidyl-prolyl cis-trans isomerase; the protein is MKGILLSVVFMLVCVVALVLAQVGDGKQDTAVAAKLTQTPPAATTVIEEKNTVIVSNTMSDANVVTTTSGLKYIELEKGTGATPQKGQTVVVHYTGTLEDGTKFDSSRDRKSPFSFKIGIGQVIKGWDEGLSSMKVGDRRQLIIPSELGYGSRGAGGVIPPNATLIFDVELLDIK